CAATCTGATCAGTAACGCCATCAAGTTCAACCGCGACGGCGGAGCCATCGTGCTGAGCAGTTCGACGGACGGTGACGTGTCGTGGTTCCTCGTCCGCGACACGGGGATCGGGCTGACGCCGGAGGATCAGGAACGGCTGTTCGAGCGGTTCTTCCGCGCAGAATCCGGAGTCGCCGGGACGGGCTTGGGACTGGCGATCAGCCGAGAGATCGTCCGAGCCCACGGCGGCGATATCACGGTGACGTCCACGAAGGGAACGGGCACGACGTTCATGGTCCGCCTGCCCGCACATGCCACCGCCGTGCCCGAATCGTCCGAGGACGCGCCATGAGCCTTGATCTCTTCTCCGTGACGGTCATGAGCGCGATCGTCGCGTTCGTCGCCACCGCGATCTTCGTGATCGAGACGCTCCGTCGCCGGGATGCCGGCGCGGGCAGACTCTGGGCAGTTGCCTACCTCTGCGGGACGGTGACCACCTTCGCCTACATCTCGTGGGCAGCGGGCATAGGCGCGGAAGTGAGTATCGCGATCGGCAATGCCGCCTTCGTCATGACCCCGGCATTCATGTGGCTCGGCAACCGGCGTTTCAACGACCGCCCTATCGTCTGGCAGTCCATCGTCGTCGCGGTGCTCGCGGTGACGACGTTCCTTGCCGCCGTCATCCGTGTCCCGATCGAGGGCGCGTGGGGCGGATGGACGGTCATGGCCGCACACATCGTCTTCTTCTTCCTCGCCGGGGGATGGGAGGCGACGCGCCGGCCCATGGGCCGCATGGGCAACGCACGCCTGCTGAGCGGCGTCCTGTTCGCGGCCGCGGTGTACTACGTCGCCCGGCTCGGCGTCTTCATCGTCGGCGGCGGGCCCGACGAACCGTTCTTCGTCACCTGGTTCGGCTCCATCTCCGCCAACATCGCGACCGTCGTGCTGACGATGGTCGCCGTGGTCGTCACGTCGATCCTCCGCGCCACGAAGAGTGCGACCCAGCGTTACGAGTGGCTGAGTGAGAACGGCGTCGCAGCCGACGGCGTCATGCTCGCCAGGACCTACCGCGACGCCCTCGGGGATATGGCGGAGCGCGCCGGGTGGCGCCGCGAACTCGTCAGCGTGATCATCGTCCACGTCGACGGGCTCGACGAGATGGCTGCCGCCTTCGGGTCGGATGCCGCAGACGAACTCGCCGCCCAATGGCGCCGATCCGTGCGCCGTCACGCCCCGGCATCCGCCTTCGTGGGGGAGGACGGGGACGCGACCCTCGCGGTATGCGGTGTCGCCAGTACCGCTGCGGACGCGCGCCGACAGGGTGCGGTCATCTACCGCGGCTGCA
This DNA window, taken from Microbacterium sp. MM2322, encodes the following:
- a CDS encoding diguanylate cyclase, whose translation is MSLDLFSVTVMSAIVAFVATAIFVIETLRRRDAGAGRLWAVAYLCGTVTTFAYISWAAGIGAEVSIAIGNAAFVMTPAFMWLGNRRFNDRPIVWQSIVVAVLAVTTFLAAVIRVPIEGAWGGWTVMAAHIVFFFLAGGWEATRRPMGRMGNARLLSGVLFAAAVYYVARLGVFIVGGGPDEPFFVTWFGSISANIATVVLTMVAVVVTSILRATKSATQRYEWLSENGVAADGVMLARTYRDALGDMAERAGWRRELVSVIIVHVDGLDEMAAAFGSDAADELAAQWRRSVRRHAPASAFVGEDGDATLAVCGVASTAADARRQGAVIYRGCIDDLAGNPTGLLPVVGVGVALTETVGYDTGLLMESARGAAIRASRSLEASVLFGGLDEARSHLT